One Brachybacterium aquaticum genomic region harbors:
- a CDS encoding (Fe-S)-binding protein, producing MRISLMTTCLVDVMAPDVARATVTLLERLGHEVVFDKRQTCCGQMHTNSGYYTEAAPVVRQFVDTFEPALDRVDAIVMPSGSCTGCVRDQHELVARHEGDTRLERRAAAVAAKTYELSELLVDVLKVTDVGAYFPHSVTYHPTCHSMRFLKVGPRPLKLLRAVEGIEVKNLPESDTCCGFGGTFSVKNDATSDAMVTDKAANVVASGAEYVVAGDASCLMNIGGKLRRTGAAPRSIHLAQILASTKEDPFVPSETILGRASK from the coding sequence ATGCGGATCTCGCTGATGACCACCTGTCTGGTGGATGTGATGGCCCCGGACGTCGCCCGGGCCACGGTCACCCTGCTCGAGCGGCTGGGTCACGAGGTGGTGTTCGACAAGCGCCAGACGTGCTGCGGCCAGATGCACACCAACTCCGGCTACTACACGGAGGCCGCGCCCGTGGTGCGCCAGTTCGTGGACACCTTCGAGCCGGCGCTGGACCGCGTCGACGCGATCGTGATGCCGTCCGGCTCCTGCACCGGCTGCGTGCGCGACCAGCACGAGCTGGTGGCCCGCCACGAGGGTGACACCCGCCTCGAGCGGCGGGCCGCGGCCGTGGCCGCGAAGACCTACGAGCTCTCCGAGCTGCTGGTGGACGTGCTGAAGGTGACCGACGTGGGCGCGTACTTCCCCCACTCGGTGACCTACCACCCCACCTGCCATTCGATGCGCTTCCTCAAGGTGGGCCCGCGCCCGCTGAAGCTGCTGCGCGCGGTGGAGGGCATCGAGGTGAAGAACCTGCCCGAGTCCGACACCTGCTGCGGATTCGGCGGCACCTTCTCGGTGAAGAACGACGCGACCAGCGACGCGATGGTCACCGACAAGGCCGCGAACGTGGTCGCCAGCGGCGCCGAGTACGTCGTCGCGGGCGATGCCTCGTGCCTGATGAACATCGGCGGGAAGCTGCGCCGCACCGGCGCCGCGCCCCGCTCGATCCACCTGGCGCAGATCCTGGCGTCGACGAAGGAGGACCCCTTCGTCCCGTCCGAGACGATCCTGGGGAGGGCTTCGAAATGA
- a CDS encoding malate:quinone oxidoreductase codes for MADLDVTRADAVLIGGGIASATLAAMLTELEPDWDIVVLERLDSLGAESSDAWNNAGTGHSALCELNYTPQDVDGSVSPAKAISINEQFQVSRQFWSHLVENDRIGDPSEFIHTVPHMSFVHGMENVDYLRRRHEALVANPLFDKMQFTTEHAQLADWAPLVSEGRPVTETIAATWSPDGTDVDFGALTRQMLAHASRTGTTVSTGSEVVDLRRMGSDWGVMVRSTATDAIRVVRAPFVFVGAGGYALPLLQRSGIEEIRGFGGFPISGQWLRCTDPETIARHDAKVYGKAAVGAPPMSVPHLDTRYVGGKRSLMFGPYAGWSPKFLKTGRYTDLFESIKPSNVTQMMAVAPPNLDLMVYLGSQLAATSHKRFEALLEYMPDARESDWEEVTAGQRVQVIAPDQKKHGVLQFGTQLITAADGSIGGMLGASPGASTATSIMLSMLEKMFPQRIETWRPTLQQMVPSWGTKLSEDPEQAHRTLERTADTLGLTH; via the coding sequence ATGGCAGACCTGGACGTGACCCGTGCGGATGCGGTGCTGATCGGCGGAGGCATCGCCAGTGCGACCCTCGCCGCGATGCTCACGGAGCTGGAGCCCGACTGGGACATCGTGGTGCTCGAGCGTCTGGACTCCCTGGGCGCCGAGTCCTCCGACGCGTGGAACAACGCCGGCACCGGGCACAGCGCCCTGTGCGAGCTGAACTACACCCCGCAGGACGTGGACGGCTCCGTCAGCCCCGCCAAGGCGATCTCCATCAACGAGCAGTTCCAGGTCTCGCGCCAGTTCTGGTCCCACCTGGTGGAGAACGACCGGATCGGTGACCCGTCCGAGTTCATCCACACCGTGCCGCACATGAGCTTCGTGCACGGCATGGAGAACGTCGACTACCTGCGCCGCCGCCACGAGGCGCTGGTGGCGAACCCGCTGTTCGACAAGATGCAGTTCACCACCGAGCACGCGCAGCTCGCCGACTGGGCGCCGCTGGTCTCCGAGGGCCGCCCGGTCACCGAGACCATCGCCGCGACCTGGTCGCCGGACGGCACCGACGTCGACTTCGGCGCCCTGACCCGCCAGATGCTCGCCCACGCCTCCCGCACCGGCACCACCGTCTCCACCGGCTCCGAGGTCGTGGATCTGCGCCGGATGGGCTCGGACTGGGGCGTCATGGTCCGCTCCACCGCGACCGACGCGATCCGCGTGGTGCGCGCGCCCTTCGTGTTCGTGGGCGCCGGCGGCTATGCACTGCCGCTGTTGCAGAGGTCGGGGATCGAGGAGATCCGCGGCTTCGGCGGCTTCCCCATCTCCGGCCAGTGGCTGCGCTGCACCGATCCGGAGACGATCGCCCGCCATGACGCGAAGGTGTACGGCAAGGCCGCCGTCGGCGCCCCGCCGATGAGCGTGCCGCACCTGGACACCCGCTACGTGGGCGGGAAGCGCTCGCTCATGTTCGGCCCGTACGCGGGCTGGTCCCCGAAGTTCCTCAAAACCGGCCGCTACACCGACCTGTTCGAGTCGATCAAGCCCTCGAACGTCACCCAGATGATGGCTGTCGCGCCGCCGAACCTGGACCTCATGGTCTACCTCGGCTCGCAGCTGGCCGCGACCTCCCACAAGCGCTTCGAGGCGCTGCTGGAGTACATGCCCGACGCGCGCGAGTCCGACTGGGAGGAGGTCACCGCCGGCCAGCGTGTCCAGGTGATCGCGCCGGACCAGAAGAAGCACGGCGTGCTGCAGTTCGGCACCCAGCTGATCACCGCGGCCGACGGGTCGATCGGCGGCATGCTCGGGGCCTCGCCGGGCGCGTCGACCGCCACCAGCATCATGCTCTCGATGCTGGAGAAGATGTTCCCCCAGCGCATCGAGACCTGGCGCCCGACCCTGCAGCAGATGGTGCCCTCCTGGGGCACGAAGCTGTCGGAGGACCCCGAGCAGGCTCACCGCACGCTCGAGCGCACCGCCGACACACTGGGCCTGACCCACTGA
- a CDS encoding DUF6458 family protein: MGAIVGGIILFVLGAIARFALEFDLPGVDSTMLGTILMVAGAVLFVVGLLLALRSRRTVVNTQSAPGHTVSERRDPPPGV; the protein is encoded by the coding sequence ATGGGCGCCATCGTCGGCGGCATCATCCTCTTCGTCCTCGGAGCCATCGCGCGCTTCGCCCTCGAGTTCGACCTCCCCGGGGTCGACTCCACCATGCTCGGCACGATCCTCATGGTCGCCGGTGCCGTGCTCTTCGTCGTCGGCCTCCTGCTCGCCCTGCGCTCGCGCCGCACCGTGGTGAACACGCAGAGCGCCCCGGGCCACACCGTCTCCGAGCGCCGGGACCCCCCTCCCGGGGTCTGA
- a CDS encoding ATP-dependent Clp protease ATP-binding subunit: MFERFTDRARRVVVLAQDEARLLNHNYIGTEHILLGLIHENEGVGAKALEALGVTLDAVREQVRDIIGEGNQTPSGHIPFTPRAKKVLELSLREALQLGHNYIGTEHILLGLLREGEGTAVKVLSRLKAEPSAVRQEVIERLSGYQGKEPATAGGPAEGQPAGSLVLDQFGRNLTQAAREGKLDPVIGREKEAERVMQVLSRRTKNNPVLIGEPGVGKSAVVEGLAQSIVAGDVPETLKDKQLYTLDLGSLVAGSRYRGDFEERLKKVLKEIRTRGDIILFIDEIHTLVGAGAAEGAIDAASILKPMLARGELQTIGATTLEEYRKHIEKDAALERRFQPIQVDEPSVAHTVEILKGLRDRYEAHHKVTITDGALVAAANLADRYVNDRFLPDKAIDLIDEAGARLRIRRLTAPPELKEFDARIEEARKNKEEAIDGQDFELAASLRDEEQKLKSERDEKEKAWRHGESDAVTTVSEEVIAEVLASSTGIPIVKLTEEESSRLLHMEDELHKRVIGQNEAIKAVSRAIRRTRAGLKDPKRPGGSFIFAGPTGVGKTELAKALAEFLFGDEDSLIQLDMSEFGEKHTASRLFGSPPGYVGYDEGGQLTEKVRRKPFSVVLFDEVEKAHVDIFNSLLQILEDGRLTDSQGRMVDFKNTIIIMTTNLGTRDIAKGVSMGFTAGGDLSTDYERMKSKVHEELKQHFKPEFLNRVDDVVVFPQLSKDEIIQIVDLEVAKLGRRLKDKDMSLDLTPAAKNLLAEKGYDPVLGARPLRRTIQRDIEDTLSERILFGQVQVGDTIVVDAEGEGLLGDLTFARRGEDGALSPISDVVDVETMTQARAEDATHADGAGAPDPDAPDTGAVDTDAAEASAS; this comes from the coding sequence ATGTTCGAACGGTTCACCGACCGGGCCCGCCGCGTCGTCGTCCTGGCGCAGGACGAGGCCCGTCTTCTCAACCACAACTACATCGGGACCGAGCACATCCTGCTCGGGCTCATCCACGAGAACGAGGGTGTCGGCGCCAAGGCCCTCGAGGCCCTCGGCGTCACCCTCGACGCGGTGCGCGAGCAGGTCCGGGACATCATCGGCGAGGGCAACCAGACCCCGTCGGGGCACATCCCCTTCACCCCGCGCGCCAAGAAGGTGCTCGAGCTGAGCCTGCGCGAGGCGCTGCAGCTGGGCCACAACTACATCGGCACCGAGCACATCCTGCTCGGCCTGCTGCGCGAGGGCGAGGGCACCGCCGTCAAGGTGCTCTCCCGCCTCAAGGCCGAGCCGTCGGCCGTGCGCCAGGAGGTCATCGAGCGGCTCTCGGGCTACCAGGGCAAGGAGCCGGCCACCGCCGGCGGCCCCGCCGAGGGCCAGCCCGCCGGTTCGCTGGTCCTGGACCAGTTCGGCCGCAACCTCACGCAGGCCGCCCGCGAGGGCAAGCTCGACCCGGTCATCGGGCGCGAGAAGGAGGCCGAGCGGGTGATGCAGGTGCTCAGCCGCCGCACCAAGAACAACCCGGTGCTGATCGGCGAGCCCGGCGTCGGCAAGAGCGCCGTCGTCGAGGGCCTCGCGCAGTCCATCGTCGCCGGGGACGTCCCCGAGACGCTCAAGGACAAGCAGCTCTACACCCTCGACCTCGGCTCCCTGGTCGCGGGCTCCCGCTACCGCGGCGACTTCGAGGAGCGCCTGAAGAAGGTTCTCAAGGAGATCCGCACCCGCGGCGACATCATCCTGTTCATCGACGAGATCCACACCCTCGTCGGGGCGGGTGCCGCCGAGGGCGCGATCGATGCCGCGAGCATCCTCAAGCCCATGCTGGCCCGCGGCGAGCTGCAGACCATCGGGGCGACCACCCTCGAGGAGTACCGCAAGCACATCGAGAAGGACGCCGCGCTCGAGCGCCGCTTCCAGCCGATCCAGGTCGACGAGCCCTCCGTGGCCCACACCGTGGAGATCCTCAAGGGCCTGCGCGACCGCTACGAGGCGCACCACAAGGTGACCATCACCGACGGCGCCCTCGTCGCCGCGGCGAACCTCGCCGACCGGTACGTCAACGACCGCTTCCTGCCGGACAAGGCCATCGACCTGATCGACGAGGCCGGTGCCCGCCTGCGCATCCGCCGTCTCACCGCGCCGCCCGAGCTCAAGGAGTTCGACGCCCGCATCGAGGAGGCGCGCAAGAACAAGGAGGAGGCGATCGACGGGCAGGACTTCGAGCTCGCCGCGAGCCTCCGCGACGAGGAGCAGAAGCTCAAGTCCGAGCGCGACGAGAAGGAGAAGGCCTGGCGCCACGGCGAGTCCGACGCGGTGACCACCGTCTCCGAGGAGGTCATCGCCGAGGTCCTCGCGTCCTCGACCGGCATCCCGATCGTGAAGCTCACCGAGGAGGAGTCCTCACGGCTGCTCCACATGGAGGACGAGCTGCACAAGCGCGTCATCGGTCAGAACGAGGCCATCAAGGCCGTCTCCCGGGCGATCCGCCGCACCCGTGCGGGTCTGAAGGATCCCAAGCGCCCCGGCGGGTCGTTCATCTTCGCCGGCCCCACGGGCGTGGGCAAGACGGAGCTGGCGAAGGCCCTGGCCGAGTTCCTGTTCGGCGACGAGGACTCCCTCATCCAGCTGGACATGTCCGAGTTCGGCGAGAAGCACACCGCCTCGCGCCTGTTCGGCTCGCCCCCCGGCTACGTCGGCTACGACGAGGGCGGCCAGCTCACCGAGAAGGTGCGCCGCAAGCCGTTCTCCGTGGTCCTCTTCGACGAGGTGGAGAAGGCCCATGTGGACATCTTCAACTCGCTGCTGCAGATCCTCGAGGACGGTCGCCTGACCGACTCGCAGGGCCGCATGGTGGACTTCAAGAACACCATCATCATCATGACCACCAACCTCGGCACCCGGGACATCGCCAAGGGCGTGTCCATGGGCTTCACCGCGGGCGGCGACCTCTCCACCGACTACGAGCGGATGAAGTCGAAGGTCCATGAGGAGCTCAAGCAGCACTTCAAGCCCGAGTTCCTCAACCGCGTCGACGACGTGGTGGTGTTCCCGCAGCTGTCCAAGGACGAGATCATCCAGATCGTCGACCTCGAGGTCGCGAAGCTGGGTCGTCGCCTGAAGGACAAGGACATGAGCCTCGACCTCACCCCGGCGGCGAAGAACCTGCTGGCCGAGAAGGGCTACGACCCGGTCCTGGGAGCCCGTCCGCTGCGTCGCACGATCCAGCGCGACATCGAGGACACCCTCTCCGAGCGGATCCTGTTCGGTCAGGTCCAGGTGGGCGACACGATCGTGGTCGATGCCGAGGGCGAGGGCCTCCTGGGCGACCTCACCTTCGCCCGCCGCGGCGAGGACGGTGCGCTGTCGCCGATCTCCGACGTGGTGGACGTGGAGACCATGACCCAGGCCCGGGCCGAGGACGCGACCCACGCCGACGGCGCGGGCGCTCCGGACCCGGACGCCCCGGACACCGGCGCCGTGGACACGGACGCCGCGGAGGCCAGCGCCTCCTGA